TAAAACTAATAACTTTGATATTATTAGAATTTAGTTATTCTAATGGCGCAGCACTTTTTTTAAAAGCCCGTTGTATTTAACGAAACTATATTTATACATAAAATGACTTTAGCTGATTTAAAATCGGAGTTATCTGGAGAATTATTATTCGATAATTTATCAAAATCTATTTACGCCACAGATGCTTCGGTTTATAGAATGTTACCCATGGCGGTTGCATATCCAAGGGATAAAGAAGATATAAAAAAGCTAATTAGTTTCGCGAAATCTAATAATACAACTTTAATTCCGCGTACAGCAGGAACATCTTTAGCAGGACAATGCGTTGGTAAAGGTATTGTGGTAGATGTTTCAAAATATTTCACCAAAATTATAGCGTTTAATAAAGATGAGCAAACCGTTACAGTACAACCAGGTGTTGTGCGCGATGCGCTTAATAATTTTTTAAAACCTCACGGCTTGTTTTTCGGCCCAAATACGTCCACTTCAAACCGATGTATGATAGGTGGGATGGTTGGTAACAATTCATCTGGAACAACATCTATTAAATACGGTGTTACCAGGGATAAAATATTACAATTAGAAACTATTTTAAGTGATGGAAGTGAAGCTGTTTTTGGCGAATTGACTTCTGATAGTTTTAAAAAGAAAATAACAGAAAATACTTTAGAGGGAAAGATTTACAAATCGATTTACGAAGAATTAAAGCAGGATACAGTAAAAAACCGAATTATTGAAAATTTCCCTAAACCAGAAATTCATAGACGAAATACCGGTTATGCTATTGATGAGCTAATAAAATCTGATGTTTTTTCGGAAACTTCTGAGAAATTCAATATGTGTAAACTACTTTCTGGTAGTGAAGGCACATTGGCTTTTTCAACGGAAATTACTTTAAAGTTAGATAAACTTCCGCCAAGCGAAGCCATTATGGTTGCGGCACATTTTGATAGTATAGAAAACTGTTTAAGTGCTGTAGAATTAACTATGAAACATAATTTGTTCAATTGCGAAATGATGGATAAAACCATTTTAGATTGTACAAAACAAAATAAAACCCAAGAAGAAAACAGAGCATTTATAGAAGGCGATCCCAAAGCTATTTTAATGTGCGAAGTAAGAGGCAATTCTGTTACCGAAGTAAAAGCTCTAGGTTTAGCTTTAGTTGAAGCCATAAAAACATCAGGGCTGAGTTATGCGTACCCAGTGCTTTTTGGAGATGATATTCAAAAAGCAAATAATTTACGTAGTGCAGGGTTAGGCTTGTTGGGAAACATGATTGGTGATAAAAAATCGGCAGCGTGTATAGAAGATACAGCAGTTGCTTTACCAGACTTGGCAAACTATATAGCAGAATTTACGGCTTTAATGAAAGGCTACAATCAAGACGCTATTTATTACGCACATGCTGGTGCAGGAGAATTGCATTTACGCCCTATTTTAAATTTGAAAAAGGCTGAAGATGTTGTTTTATTTCGAAAAATAACCACTGATGTAGCTCATTTAGTTAAAAAATATAAAGGTTCCATGAGTGGCGAACATGGCGATGGTATCGTACGTGCTGAATTTATTCCTTTAATGATTGGTGAAGAAAATTATCAATTAATAAAGCGTATAAAATCGGTTTTCGATCCTAATAATGTTTTCAATCAAGGTAAAATTGTAGATGCTTTTTCTATGGATAAAGCGCTGCGTTACGAAGTAGACCGTAAAGAACCTGAG
The window above is part of the Algibacter sp. L3A6 genome. Proteins encoded here:
- a CDS encoding FAD-binding and (Fe-S)-binding domain-containing protein; amino-acid sequence: MTLADLKSELSGELLFDNLSKSIYATDASVYRMLPMAVAYPRDKEDIKKLISFAKSNNTTLIPRTAGTSLAGQCVGKGIVVDVSKYFTKIIAFNKDEQTVTVQPGVVRDALNNFLKPHGLFFGPNTSTSNRCMIGGMVGNNSSGTTSIKYGVTRDKILQLETILSDGSEAVFGELTSDSFKKKITENTLEGKIYKSIYEELKQDTVKNRIIENFPKPEIHRRNTGYAIDELIKSDVFSETSEKFNMCKLLSGSEGTLAFSTEITLKLDKLPPSEAIMVAAHFDSIENCLSAVELTMKHNLFNCEMMDKTILDCTKQNKTQEENRAFIEGDPKAILMCEVRGNSVTEVKALGLALVEAIKTSGLSYAYPVLFGDDIQKANNLRSAGLGLLGNMIGDKKSAACIEDTAVALPDLANYIAEFTALMKGYNQDAIYYAHAGAGELHLRPILNLKKAEDVVLFRKITTDVAHLVKKYKGSMSGEHGDGIVRAEFIPLMIGEENYQLIKRIKSVFDPNNVFNQGKIVDAFSMDKALRYEVDRKEPEIKTMLDFSKSQGILRETEKCNGSGDCRKLPEFGGTMCPSYRATRNEKDTTRARANALREFLTNSDKENKFDHEELKSVFDLCLSCKACASECPSSVDLASLKAEFQYQYQKEHGVPFRTKLFAYNNQLNKLGSIAPSVTNFMFSNTFTSSTLKKIFGIAPERTLPLISKRNLEKEYKIHSKTRDSKSCIKTVYLYNDEFTNYLDTEVGVDALELLNALNYKVEMVANEESGRTFLSKGLLEQAKKAANKNINIFKNIISENTPLIGIEPSAILTFKDEYLKLADDKISAESIAKNTFLIEAFIQKEIELGNIKAEQFTSEAKTIKFHGHCHQKSDSNQLSSFTVLNLPKNYKVTIIPSGCCGMAGSFGYEKEHYGVSMQIGEQTLFPAIKKAALDTVISANGTSCRHQIKDGTNRIAKHPVSVLREALLD